The following is a genomic window from Actinomadura sp. WMMB 499.
GACCTGTTCGACCGCGCCGCCCCCCTCCTCGAACCCATCGGCCGTCCGCAGTGGGTGGGCGAGGACGCCGGATTCGCGGCGCTGTACGACATGGCTGCGTTGAGCGGCATGTACGGCATGGGCGCCGGGGCCGGGCACGCGGTCGCGCTCGTCCACGCCGAGGGCGGCGACGTGGCGGCGTTCAAGCGCGACGTGCTCGGGCCCTGGATGGAGCAGATGCTCCCGTTCATGGTGGGCGGCGCGGCCGTGGACGAGTCCGTCCCGGACGACTTCAACGCCGCCATGCAGGCGACCGGGCTGGAGACCATGCTCGCCGCCACCGCCGAGGCGGGCCTGCCCGCCGAGTCGGCCGGGCACCTGCGCGCCGCGCTGTGGGAGATGCGCCGCGCGGTCGCCGCGGGCTGAGCGGGGCAGGGGTGGGGCGGGGCACGGCGGATATCATGGCCGGCGTGCGCAACCCGCCCTACATCTGTGCCCTGGACGCCGCGATGGACGTCGTCGAGGGCAAGTGGAAGGCGCTGATCCTCTGGGCGCTGGACGAGCGGCTCCACCGGTTCGGGGAGCTGCGCCGCAGCCTCCCGGGCGTCAGCGAGAAGGTGCTCGCGCAGCAGCTGCGCGAGCTGGAGGCGGACGGGATCGTCCGGCGGACCGTGTTCGACGAGACGCCGCCCCGCGTCGAGTACGAGCTGACCGACCAGGGCGCCGCGCTCTACGCCGCGCTGGGCGCCCTGGGCGAATGGGGCGCCCAGCGCATGGCCGAGCTGGACATCACCCCCACGCACGGGCGGTGACCGGGACGGTCAGACGGACCGTTCGGCGGCCTCGACGACGTTCGCGAGGAGCATGGCGCGGGTCATCGGGCCCACGCCGCCGGGGTTGGGCGCCACCCACCCGGCGACCTCCCGGACGTCGGCGGCGACGTCGCCCGCGAGCTTGCCGTCCACCCGGGACACGCCCACGTCGAGGACGGCGGCGCCGGGCTTGACCATGTCGGCGGTGATCAGGCCGGGGACGCCGGCCGCGGCGACGACGATGTCGGCGGCACGGGTGTGCGCGGCGAGGTCGCGGGTGCCGGTGTGGCAGAGCGTGACGGTCGCGTTCTCGCTGCGGCGGGTCAGCAGCAGGCCGAGGGAGCGGCCGACGGTGATGCCGCGGCCGACGACGGTGACCTCGGCGCCCCGGATCGGGACGTCGAAGCGGCGGAGCAGCTCGATGATCCCCTTCGGGGTGCAGGGCAGCGGCCCGTCCTGCATGAGGACGAGCCGGCCGAGGTTCGTCGGGTGCAGGCCGTCGGCGTCCTTGGCGGGGTCGATGCGCTCGAGGACGCGCTTGTCGTCCAGGCCCTTGGGCAGCGGCAGCTGGACGATGTAGCCGGTGCAGGCGGGGTCGGCGTTGAGTTCGGCGACCGCGCGCTCCACCTCGTCCTGGGTGGCGTCGGCGGGCAGGTCGCGGCGGATGCTCTCGATGCCGACCTCGGCGCAGTCGCGGTGCTTCATGCCGACGTAGGAGTGGCTGCCGGGGTCGTCCCCCACGAGGACGGTGCCGAGCCCCACCGAGACGCCGCGCTTGCCGAGCACCTCGACGCGCTCGGCGAGGTCGGCGCGGATCTCGGCCGCGGTCGCCTTGCCGTCCAGAATCCGTGCAGTCATGCGTGCCTCCGCGCTGATCTCTACGGTGCTGATCTCTACGGTCGGCCACCCAGGCGCGCGGTGTCCGGACTGTCGTTCGCTCCCCGGTGGTGATCCACCTTGCCCGCGCCAGTCGCGAACACCCATGGTAACGGGCCACCGGGGCACGGAAATCGGGCGCGGAGCGGCGCCGCGCGCCCGCGTCAGGTGGGCCTGCGTCAGGTGGGGTCGTCCTCGGAGCGGCGCGCCAGGATGCGGTCGGTGCCCTGCCAGCCGAGCCGGGCGGCGAGCATCGCGGCCAGCACCGCCGCGACGAGACCGATGACCTGCCGGGCGTCCAGCAGCAGGGCGTTCGCCTGGGAGACGGCTCCCAGCATGAGCATCGTGAGGGTGTCCATCGCGCCTTCCGTCGGGGGGACCGGGACGAGGCTACCTGCGGCGAAAGGTAAATCGGCCCGGCGGCCGGGTGGCCGCCGGGCCGATCACGCGCGGGTCAGTGAAAGAAGTGCCGGACGCCGGTGAAGTACAGGGCGATCCCGGCCTTCTCCGCCGCCGCGATCACCTTGTCGTCGTTGACGGACCCGCCGGGCTGGACGACCGCGCGCACACCGGCGTCCGTCAGCACCTCCAGGCCGTCCGGGAACGGGAAGAACGCGTCGGACGCGCCGACGGCGGACGCGGCGCGCTCCGCGCCCGCGCGCGACACCGCGAGCTTGGCGGAGTCGACCCGGTTGACCTGGCCCATCCCGACGCCGACGGTGGCGCCGTCCGCGGCCAGCAGGATCGCGTTCGACTTGACCGACCGGACCGCCCGCCACGCGAACGCCAGGTCGCGCAGGGTGGCCTCGTCGGCGGCCGTGCCGGTCTTCAGCTCCCAGCCGGACGGGTCGTCGCCGGGAGCGTCGACGGCGTCGACGCCCTGCAGCAGGACGCCGCCGTCGATGCGCCGGTACTCGGTCGCGCCCGCCGGGGCGTCCGGGCAGACCAGCAGCCGGACGTTCTTGAACCGGTCCTTGAGGACGGTGACGGCCTCGTCCTCGAACGCGGGGGCCACCACGACCTCGGCGAAGCTCTCGGTGACCTGCCGCGCCATCGCCGCCGTCACCGGGCGGTTCGCCGCGATCACGCCGCCGTAGGCCGACAGGGGGTCGCACGCGTGCGCCTTGCGGTGCGCCTCGGCGATGTCCGCGCCGACCGCGATGCCGCACGGGTTGGCGTGCTTGATGATCGCGACGGCGGGCCCGGCGAAGTCGTAGGCGGACCGGCGCGCGGCGTCGGTGTCCACGTAGTTGTTGTACGACATCTCCTTGCCGTACAGCTGCTCGGCGCCCGCGAGGCCGGTCTCGCCCGGCGCGCGGTACAGCGCGGCGCGCTGGTGCGGGTTCTCGCCGTACCGCAGGGTGTTCGAGCGCTCCCAGGTGGCACCGAGGAAGTCGGGCCACTCCGACTGCGCGGCCGTCTCGTCGGGCGCGTGATCGCCCGCGAACCAGGACGCGACGGCCACGTCGTAGGACGCGGTGTGCGCGAACGCCCGCGCGGCGAGGCGGCGCCGCTCGTCCAGCGTGAAGCCGCCCGCCCCGAGGGCGTCGAGGACGGCC
Proteins encoded in this region:
- a CDS encoding bifunctional methylenetetrahydrofolate dehydrogenase/methenyltetrahydrofolate cyclohydrolase, which encodes MTARILDGKATAAEIRADLAERVEVLGKRGVSVGLGTVLVGDDPGSHSYVGMKHRDCAEVGIESIRRDLPADATQDEVERAVAELNADPACTGYIVQLPLPKGLDDKRVLERIDPAKDADGLHPTNLGRLVLMQDGPLPCTPKGIIELLRRFDVPIRGAEVTVVGRGITVGRSLGLLLTRRSENATVTLCHTGTRDLAAHTRAADIVVAAAGVPGLITADMVKPGAAVLDVGVSRVDGKLAGDVAADVREVAGWVAPNPGGVGPMTRAMLLANVVEAAERSV
- a CDS encoding helix-turn-helix domain-containing protein, encoding MAGVRNPPYICALDAAMDVVEGKWKALILWALDERLHRFGELRRSLPGVSEKVLAQQLRELEADGIVRRTVFDETPPRVEYELTDQGAALYAALGALGEWGAQRMAELDITPTHGR
- the purH gene encoding bifunctional phosphoribosylaminoimidazolecarboxamide formyltransferase/IMP cyclohydrolase, which encodes MSRVAIKRALISVYDKTGLEDLARGLHEAGVEIVSTGSTAGRIAAAGVPVMKVEKLTGFPECLDGRVKTLHPRVHAGLLADRRKDDHLQQLDDLGVEPFDLVIANLYPFADTVNSGARPDECVEQIDIGGPTMVRAAAKNHASVAVVVDPSGYAAVLDALGAGGFTLDERRRLAARAFAHTASYDVAVASWFAGDHAPDETAAQSEWPDFLGATWERSNTLRYGENPHQRAALYRAPGETGLAGAEQLYGKEMSYNNYVDTDAARRSAYDFAGPAVAIIKHANPCGIAVGADIAEAHRKAHACDPLSAYGGVIAANRPVTAAMARQVTESFAEVVVAPAFEDEAVTVLKDRFKNVRLLVCPDAPAGATEYRRIDGGVLLQGVDAVDAPGDDPSGWELKTGTAADEATLRDLAFAWRAVRSVKSNAILLAADGATVGVGMGQVNRVDSAKLAVSRAGAERAASAVGASDAFFPFPDGLEVLTDAGVRAVVQPGGSVNDDKVIAAAEKAGIALYFTGVRHFFH